From Halorubrum salinarum, the proteins below share one genomic window:
- a CDS encoding TetR/AcrR family transcriptional regulator yields MSDSPSAAAEIMDGVYSALRAHGYADLTMQDIADECSKSKSLLHYHYDTKEDLLVAFLEYIISDSEDRIAARADDPPVDRLVQFVGWFVFARDEADREAFHIALLELRTQGPFNERIREQLARSDRLLRGTVADILADGIEAGVFRDVDVEETAALLVATLDGARTRQITLAGAERDAEGEGYTREVAEAALRRIVGPLLADGVELPPLDEAIDALRLDADEPGSDAATDRTE; encoded by the coding sequence ATGAGCGACTCGCCGAGCGCGGCCGCGGAGATCATGGACGGGGTGTACAGCGCCCTCCGCGCTCACGGCTACGCCGACCTGACGATGCAGGACATCGCCGACGAGTGTTCGAAGAGCAAGTCGCTGCTCCACTACCACTACGACACGAAGGAGGACCTGCTCGTCGCCTTCCTGGAGTACATCATCTCCGACTCCGAGGACCGGATCGCGGCCCGCGCGGACGACCCGCCCGTCGACCGGCTGGTCCAGTTCGTGGGATGGTTCGTCTTCGCCCGCGACGAGGCCGACCGCGAGGCGTTCCACATCGCCCTGCTGGAGCTCCGCACCCAGGGCCCGTTCAACGAGCGGATCCGCGAGCAGTTGGCCCGTAGCGACCGGCTGCTCCGCGGGACCGTCGCCGACATCCTCGCGGACGGCATCGAGGCGGGCGTCTTCCGCGACGTCGACGTCGAGGAGACCGCAGCCCTGCTCGTGGCGACCCTCGACGGCGCGCGGACCCGACAGATCACGCTCGCCGGCGCCGAGCGCGACGCCGAGGGCGAGGGCTACACCCGGGAGGTCGCGGAGGCGGCGCTCCGGCGGATCGTCGGTCCACTGCTCGCCGACGGGGTCGAACTGCCGCCGCTCGACGAGGCGATCGATGCGCTCCGGCTCGACGCCGACGAGCCGGGGAGCGACGCCGCCACGGACCGCACCGAATGA
- a CDS encoding cold-shock protein encodes MAKGEVDFFNDTGGYGFISTDDADEDVFFHMEDVGGPDLEEGQEVEFDIEEADKGPRASNVTRL; translated from the coding sequence ATGGCGAAAGGCGAAGTTGACTTCTTCAACGACACTGGCGGCTACGGTTTCATTTCGACTGACGACGCGGACGAGGACGTGTTCTTCCACATGGAGGACGTCGGCGGCCCGGACCTCGAAGAGGGTCAGGAAGTCGAGTTCGACATCGAGGAGGCGGACAAGGGTCCGCGCGCGTCGAACGTCACCCGTCTGTAA
- the sdhC gene encoding succinate dehydrogenase, cytochrome b556 subunit: MSQSYNRGLIEDFGRWREFEAGMWAWIFHKFTGWVLIGYLFTHIAVLSTGIPAAGASEAAIAAGNDVYTQTIVSLEGLLLVRLLEVGLLAVAVFHMLNGTRLLLTDLGIGLDAQDKSFYASLILTGAITVASVPTFIAGAF, encoded by the coding sequence ATGAGTCAGTCGTACAATCGAGGCCTCATCGAGGACTTCGGCCGCTGGCGGGAGTTCGAGGCGGGGATGTGGGCGTGGATCTTCCACAAGTTCACGGGATGGGTGCTCATCGGGTACCTGTTCACGCACATCGCCGTCCTGAGTACGGGGATCCCGGCCGCCGGTGCCAGCGAAGCAGCGATCGCCGCGGGGAACGACGTGTACACGCAGACCATCGTCTCGCTTGAGGGGCTGCTGCTCGTCCGCCTCTTGGAGGTCGGCCTGCTCGCGGTGGCGGTCTTCCACATGCTCAACGGGACCCGGCTCCTCCTCACCGACCTCGGCATCGGACTGGACGCACAGGACAAGAGCTTCTACGCGTCGCTGATCCTCACGGGAGCGATCACCGTCGCGTCGGTTCCGACGTTCATCGCGGGGGCGTTCTGA
- a CDS encoding succinate dehydrogenase hydrophobic membrane anchor subunit, whose translation MAERYSSFQSGGRMWFLQRVTAVFLLVVLAFHFFLLHFVHHADEVSFLASSARMEQLSYYSLMILFLVTATFHGVNGVYNALVNQGLTGTKRTVIKWTLVAASVVLIAQGIRTANAWAGIGLY comes from the coding sequence ATGGCCGAGCGCTACTCCTCGTTCCAGTCGGGCGGCCGGATGTGGTTCCTCCAGCGGGTCACCGCTGTCTTCCTGCTGGTGGTGCTGGCGTTCCACTTCTTCCTGCTCCACTTCGTCCACCACGCGGACGAGGTGTCGTTCCTCGCCAGCTCCGCGCGGATGGAGCAGCTGAGCTACTACTCGCTGATGATCCTCTTCCTCGTGACGGCGACGTTCCACGGGGTCAACGGCGTCTACAACGCCCTGGTGAACCAGGGGCTCACCGGCACGAAACGCACCGTCATCAAGTGGACGCTCGTCGCCGCGAGCGTCGTGCTGATCGCGCAGGGAATCCGCACCGCGAACGCGTGGGCGGGCATCGGACTCTACTGA
- a CDS encoding succinate dehydrogenase/fumarate reductase iron-sulfur subunit, with protein MSTQIPKQTEESTETETEPASKGDERRAEKRRRAAERREQRQEEEAEKAAADESTVELKVFRYDPQVEGKQEPRFDTFHVPFTKGMTVLDALMYARDTYDSSLTFRHSCRQAVCGSDAMFVNGGQKLACKTQISDLEEPVRVEPLPHAEVTKDLVVDMEHFYDQMEAVEPYFQTNEYPDGELEEQRQDRENREKIKMSTRCIWCGACMSSCNIAAGDNEYLGPAAINKAYRFAMDEREGEEMKQKRLEIIEQEHGVWRCQTQFSCTEVCPKDIPLTEHIQELKREAVKNNLKFW; from the coding sequence ATGAGCACGCAAATTCCGAAGCAGACCGAGGAATCGACCGAGACCGAGACGGAGCCCGCCTCGAAGGGCGACGAGCGCCGCGCCGAGAAGCGGCGCCGCGCGGCCGAGCGCCGCGAGCAGCGACAGGAGGAGGAGGCGGAGAAGGCGGCCGCCGACGAGAGCACGGTCGAGCTGAAGGTGTTCCGCTACGACCCGCAGGTCGAGGGGAAACAGGAGCCGCGCTTCGACACGTTCCACGTCCCGTTCACGAAGGGGATGACCGTCCTCGACGCGCTGATGTACGCGCGCGACACGTACGACTCCTCGCTCACGTTCCGGCACTCCTGCCGGCAGGCCGTCTGCGGATCGGACGCCATGTTCGTCAACGGAGGGCAGAAGCTGGCGTGTAAGACGCAGATCTCGGACCTCGAAGAGCCGGTCCGCGTCGAGCCGCTCCCGCACGCCGAGGTCACGAAGGACCTCGTCGTCGACATGGAGCACTTCTACGACCAGATGGAGGCCGTCGAGCCGTACTTCCAGACGAACGAGTACCCGGACGGCGAGCTCGAAGAGCAGCGACAGGACCGGGAGAACCGCGAGAAGATCAAGATGTCCACGCGCTGTATCTGGTGCGGCGCGTGCATGTCCTCGTGTAACATCGCCGCCGGCGACAACGAGTACCTCGGGCCGGCCGCGATCAACAAGGCGTACCGGTTCGCCATGGACGAGCGCGAGGGCGAGGAGATGAAACAGAAGCGCCTGGAGATCATCGAGCAGGAACACGGCGTCTGGCGGTGTCAGACCCAGTTCTCCTGTACGGAGGTGTGCCCGAAGGACATCCCCCTCACCGAGCACATCCAGGAGCTGAAGCGGGAGGCAGTCAAAAACAACCTGAAGTTCTGGTAA
- a CDS encoding FAD-binding protein: protein MYEHDVVVVGAGGAGLRAAIAAQEAGADVAMVSKLHPVRSHTGAAEGGINAALRDADSWEDHAYDTMKGSDYLGDAPAVEALCQESPEEVIRLEHWGMPFSREDDGRVSQRPFGGLSFPRTTYAGAETGHQMLHTMYEQVVKRGITVYDEWHVMDLAVTDEDDPAERTCHGVVAYDIQSGEISGFQANDGVILATGGMGQVFDHTTNAVANTGDGVAMAYRAGVPMEDMEFIQFHPTTLPSTGVLISEGVRGEGGILYNSEGERFMFEHGYANNAGELASRDVVSRAELTEVNEGRGIEDEYVHLDMRHLGEERILDRLENILHLAEDFEGADGLTEPMPVKPGQHYAMGGIETNEFGETVIDGLYAAGECACASVHGANRLGGNALPELIVFGKRAGRHAAGEEMGEAEIETGRSGDWQPADYEFGVEVGETGGSGPAAADGGAVATDADSVLGAAVDRAQERVEELLSRKGRNHAEIRSAVQETMTANVNVFREEGRLEETLEDLREAREAYKDVAVSDPSRTFNTDLIHTIETRNILDIAEALTMGALAREEFRGAHWRKEHQERKDEDWLKHTLISWNDGEPELWYKPVVLEGENKTYEPKSRSY, encoded by the coding sequence ATGTACGAACACGACGTCGTCGTCGTCGGGGCCGGCGGGGCGGGACTCCGGGCGGCGATCGCGGCACAGGAAGCGGGCGCGGACGTGGCGATGGTGTCGAAGCTCCATCCCGTCCGGTCCCACACCGGCGCGGCAGAGGGCGGGATCAACGCGGCGCTGCGCGACGCCGACTCCTGGGAGGACCACGCGTACGACACGATGAAGGGGTCCGACTACCTCGGCGACGCGCCCGCGGTCGAGGCGCTCTGCCAGGAGAGCCCCGAGGAGGTCATCCGCCTCGAACACTGGGGGATGCCGTTCTCCCGCGAGGACGACGGCCGCGTCTCCCAGCGGCCGTTCGGCGGCCTCTCGTTCCCGCGCACGACCTACGCGGGCGCCGAGACCGGCCACCAGATGCTCCACACGATGTACGAGCAGGTGGTCAAACGCGGGATCACGGTGTACGACGAGTGGCACGTGATGGACCTCGCGGTCACCGACGAGGACGATCCCGCCGAGCGGACCTGCCACGGCGTCGTCGCCTACGACATCCAGAGCGGCGAAATTAGCGGGTTCCAAGCCAACGACGGCGTCATCCTCGCCACCGGCGGGATGGGCCAGGTGTTCGACCACACCACGAACGCGGTCGCCAACACCGGCGACGGCGTCGCGATGGCGTACCGCGCCGGCGTCCCGATGGAGGACATGGAGTTCATCCAGTTCCACCCGACGACGCTGCCGTCGACCGGCGTCCTCATCTCCGAGGGCGTCCGCGGCGAGGGAGGCATCCTCTACAACAGCGAGGGCGAGCGGTTCATGTTCGAGCACGGCTACGCGAACAACGCCGGCGAGCTCGCCTCCCGCGACGTGGTCTCCCGCGCCGAGCTGACCGAGGTCAACGAGGGCCGCGGCATCGAGGACGAGTACGTCCACCTCGACATGCGCCACCTCGGCGAGGAGCGCATCCTCGACCGCCTGGAGAACATCCTCCACCTCGCGGAGGACTTCGAGGGTGCCGACGGGCTCACGGAGCCGATGCCGGTCAAGCCCGGCCAGCACTACGCGATGGGCGGCATCGAGACGAACGAGTTCGGCGAGACCGTCATCGACGGGCTGTACGCCGCCGGCGAGTGCGCCTGCGCCTCCGTCCACGGCGCGAACCGCCTCGGCGGGAACGCGCTGCCGGAGCTCATCGTCTTCGGCAAGCGCGCCGGCCGCCACGCCGCCGGCGAGGAGATGGGCGAGGCCGAGATCGAGACCGGCCGCTCGGGCGACTGGCAGCCGGCCGACTACGAGTTCGGCGTCGAGGTCGGCGAGACCGGCGGCTCGGGCCCCGCCGCGGCCGACGGCGGCGCGGTGGCGACCGACGCCGACAGCGTCCTCGGGGCGGCCGTCGACCGCGCCCAGGAGCGCGTCGAGGAGCTGCTCTCCCGGAAGGGGCGCAACCACGCGGAGATCCGCTCCGCCGTCCAGGAGACGATGACGGCCAACGTCAACGTGTTCCGCGAGGAGGGCCGCCTGGAGGAGACGCTCGAAGACCTCCGCGAGGCCCGCGAGGCGTACAAGGACGTCGCGGTGTCGGACCCGTCGCGGACGTTCAACACCGACCTCATCCACACCATCGAGACGCGGAACATCCTCGACATCGCGGAGGCGCTCACGATGGGCGCGCTCGCCCGCGAGGAGTTCCGGGGCGCCCACTGGCGCAAGGAGCACCAGGAGCGCAAAGACGAAGACTGGCTGAAGCACACGCTCATCTCGTGGAACGACGGCGAGCCCGAGCTGTGGTACAAGCCGGTCGTCCTCGAGGGCGAGAACAAGACGTACGAGCCGAAGAGCCGCTCGTACTGA
- a CDS encoding helix-turn-helix domain-containing protein, giving the protein MIETETASAAAPALPRELQSPRAKLVYLYLTTNGDATVSEMGESLGMKKLSLYSILKTLRNEGLVDCDGDCYVPN; this is encoded by the coding sequence ATGATCGAGACGGAAACCGCGTCCGCGGCCGCCCCGGCGCTGCCCCGGGAGCTCCAGTCGCCCCGCGCCAAGCTCGTGTACCTCTACCTGACCACGAACGGCGACGCCACGGTCTCGGAGATGGGCGAGTCGCTCGGCATGAAGAAGCTCTCCCTGTACAGCATCCTGAAGACCCTCCGCAACGAGGGCCTCGTCGACTGCGACGGCGACTGTTACGTCCCCAACTGA
- a CDS encoding uracil-DNA glycosylase, translated as MDANQTEFENPFAMDTDCENCEALCSARDRVVHGYGDVGAEFLVVGTAPTAAAERNGVPFTGEGGGERVQSIFADLGFVRSAPDAAEPDVQNVFFTNLTRCRHPERGPTDREVDTCEPFLNAEIRMINPQIIVPVGERPLRELAVEYTTRRPDSFDVDAEHATTIRGRGFELVPMTEPAAMTDDEADAFRDHMRENVLSRDYRQTKGRRSR; from the coding sequence GTGGACGCGAACCAGACGGAGTTCGAGAACCCGTTCGCGATGGACACCGACTGCGAGAACTGTGAGGCGCTGTGTAGCGCCCGCGACCGCGTCGTCCACGGCTACGGCGACGTCGGTGCCGAGTTCCTCGTGGTCGGGACGGCGCCGACGGCGGCCGCCGAGCGCAACGGCGTCCCCTTCACCGGCGAGGGGGGCGGCGAGCGCGTCCAGTCTATCTTCGCCGACCTCGGCTTCGTCCGGTCGGCGCCGGACGCCGCGGAGCCGGACGTGCAAAACGTCTTCTTCACGAACCTCACGCGGTGTCGCCACCCGGAGCGCGGGCCGACCGACCGCGAGGTCGACACCTGCGAGCCCTTCCTCAACGCGGAGATCCGGATGATCAACCCGCAGATCATCGTGCCGGTCGGCGAGCGCCCGCTCAGGGAGTTGGCCGTCGAGTACACGACGCGCCGGCCGGACTCCTTCGACGTCGACGCGGAACACGCGACGACGATCCGCGGGCGGGGGTTCGAACTCGTGCCGATGACCGAGCCGGCCGCGATGACCGACGACGAGGCCGACGCCTTCCGCGACCACATGCGCGAGAACGTGTTGAGCCGGGACTACCGGCAGACGAAGGGGCGGCGGAGCCGGTAG
- a CDS encoding NAD-binding protein codes for MELTRDWVTVRASIALTFGVAILSILAGLAQIGGLGVDGPLAPYVPGVVRQTVGFTGTITGFAMFGSGFALRNGYRVGWYSTAVLLPLTALQGLMQASVLSFPLVALSVLSAPTLVINRGRFDRRFSPSPTQLAAGAALVGAVAYGTVGSYALRDQFEGIETIVDAFYFTIVTASTVGYGDIHPATGPASDIAQLFALSSLVVNVAAFAVALGVLLTPAIEAQLSKALGKMTDRQIDLLDDHVLVLGYGDLTEPILEELDARDGVEYAVVTPDENVARRLTDRDVPVYTADPSDVDPLERVNLDGARAVVAATEDDARDALAILTARQLNPDVRIVAAVTQRENVDKLRRAGADQVISPSTLGGHILVDCAFGADSRDATEGILDDVDLDD; via the coding sequence ATGGAGCTGACCCGGGACTGGGTTACCGTCCGCGCGTCGATCGCGTTGACGTTCGGGGTCGCGATCCTCTCCATCCTCGCCGGGCTCGCGCAGATCGGGGGACTCGGCGTCGACGGGCCGCTCGCCCCGTACGTGCCCGGCGTCGTCCGGCAGACCGTCGGGTTCACGGGGACGATAACCGGCTTCGCGATGTTCGGGAGCGGGTTCGCACTGCGGAACGGGTACCGCGTGGGATGGTACTCGACGGCGGTGTTGCTCCCGCTGACGGCCCTCCAGGGGCTGATGCAGGCGTCCGTCCTGTCGTTCCCGCTCGTGGCGCTGTCCGTCCTGTCCGCCCCGACGCTCGTGATCAACCGGGGGCGGTTCGACCGGCGGTTCAGCCCCTCGCCCACGCAGTTGGCGGCGGGCGCGGCGCTCGTCGGGGCGGTCGCGTACGGAACGGTCGGCTCGTACGCCCTCAGGGACCAGTTCGAGGGGATCGAGACGATCGTCGACGCGTTCTACTTCACGATCGTCACGGCCTCGACGGTCGGCTACGGCGACATCCACCCGGCGACCGGCCCGGCCTCCGACATCGCGCAGCTGTTCGCGCTCTCGTCGCTCGTGGTGAACGTCGCCGCCTTCGCGGTGGCGCTCGGGGTCCTCCTCACGCCCGCAATCGAGGCGCAGCTCTCCAAGGCGCTCGGGAAAATGACAGACAGACAGATAGACCTCCTCGACGACCACGTCCTCGTGTTAGGCTACGGGGACCTGACGGAACCGATCCTCGAAGAGCTCGACGCCCGCGACGGCGTTGAGTACGCGGTGGTGACGCCGGACGAAAACGTCGCCAGGCGGCTCACGGACCGCGACGTGCCCGTGTACACCGCCGACCCCAGCGACGTCGACCCGCTCGAACGGGTCAACCTCGACGGAGCCCGCGCCGTCGTCGCCGCCACCGAGGACGACGCGCGCGACGCGCTCGCCATCCTCACCGCCCGCCAGCTCAACCCGGACGTGCGGATCGTCGCGGCGGTGACGCAGCGAGAGAACGTCGACAAGCTCCGCCGCGCCGGCGCCGACCAGGTCATCTCGCCGTCGACGCTCGGCGGGCACATCCTCGTCGACTGCGCGTTCGGCGCGGACAGCAGGGACGCGACCGAAGGGATCTTAGACGACGTCGACCTCGACGACTGA
- a CDS encoding potassium channel family protein — MSLPVEIVFGVYLGVITGIVPALVAGALGFVFKYVTDVTIPGLGVVVLSLAIAGVNGGLLALNDETIRSSERAPAILTAIVVVLMLSMYAHAQGDKLGASVPKRISLKQLRDRTLSTDVIELVGGRGRVSVEVTGEVNDMEGYPPLPADTRRAIVDGDWAFPADLPLAELESRFAERLRTELDLADVAVRIDEQARATVSAAPPTGALSKRVPAGKRAVSVSALVPTGIARGDIVRVITPDLDAEGAVIAARSSGKPEPGATAAGGDTAAAGDDPDPDDDARTDGGEEAVAAPPAATAPTTTGGEGRVTLALDRSEATALLRADRGRVLVLSRGTRREYELTALLRRAGKRFRKVSVVADGPLDGHTIGEAEVREAYGVAVLAARHETWTVAPDGSQSLSAGDDLFVVGSRDALDRFAEVAA, encoded by the coding sequence ATGTCGCTGCCCGTCGAGATCGTTTTCGGCGTCTACCTTGGCGTCATCACCGGGATCGTCCCCGCGCTGGTGGCCGGGGCCCTCGGGTTCGTGTTCAAGTACGTCACGGACGTGACGATCCCCGGGCTCGGGGTGGTCGTGCTGTCGCTCGCCATCGCCGGCGTCAACGGCGGGTTGCTCGCGCTCAACGACGAGACGATCCGGTCCTCGGAGCGCGCGCCGGCGATCCTCACGGCGATCGTCGTGGTGCTCATGCTCTCGATGTACGCCCACGCGCAGGGGGACAAGCTCGGCGCCAGCGTCCCGAAGCGCATCTCGCTCAAGCAGCTCCGCGACCGGACGCTCTCGACCGACGTGATCGAGCTGGTCGGCGGCCGCGGGCGCGTCTCGGTCGAGGTGACCGGCGAGGTGAACGACATGGAGGGGTACCCGCCGCTGCCGGCGGACACGCGCCGCGCGATCGTCGACGGCGACTGGGCGTTCCCCGCTGACCTCCCGCTCGCGGAGCTCGAAAGCCGGTTCGCGGAGCGGCTCCGGACCGAGCTGGACCTCGCCGACGTTGCCGTGCGGATCGACGAACAGGCGCGCGCGACGGTGTCGGCCGCGCCGCCGACCGGCGCGCTCTCGAAGCGGGTGCCCGCCGGGAAGCGCGCGGTGTCCGTGTCGGCGCTGGTCCCGACCGGCATCGCCCGCGGCGATATCGTCCGCGTGATAACCCCGGACCTCGACGCCGAGGGCGCCGTGATCGCCGCCCGGTCGAGCGGGAAGCCGGAGCCGGGGGCCACCGCGGCGGGCGGTGACACCGCCGCCGCGGGCGACGACCCGGACCCGGACGACGACGCCCGGACGGACGGCGGCGAGGAGGCCGTCGCCGCGCCCCCAGCGGCGACCGCGCCCACGACGACCGGCGGCGAGGGGCGCGTCACGCTCGCGCTCGACCGCTCGGAGGCGACGGCGCTCCTCCGGGCCGACCGCGGGCGCGTGCTGGTGCTGTCGCGGGGCACCCGCCGCGAGTACGAGCTCACGGCCCTGCTGCGTCGGGCCGGGAAGCGGTTCCGGAAGGTCTCGGTGGTCGCCGACGGCCCGCTCGACGGCCACACGATCGGCGAGGCCGAGGTCCGCGAGGCGTACGGCGTGGCGGTCCTCGCGGCGCGTCACGAGACGTGGACGGTCGCGCCGGACGGCTCGCAGTCGCTGTCCGCCGGCGACGACCTGTTCGTCGTCGGGAGTCGCGACGCGCTCGACCGGTTCGCGGAGGTGGCTGCGTGA
- a CDS encoding potassium transporter TrkA, with product MLVSLGGADGLAAAADAGTAAADLALAAVGVGFARPWQAAVTLVMFAAVAVLVAAGAALAYRWYFRTEIPEGVTWLLGVSVVALYLNTTSLGSVAVGDNPALLAPESVFFNLVSLGVAAVTAPVGRYAGDRLAVDVFALSGAKQLDGELSGIVRAVGRFTAVTLPSVDEIRDMDTYDPVSADKKTELAETTLLFPRKLSAAELRERLIARLKDEYGVGYVDADLGADGTVEYFAVGSRAAGLGPTLAPGSAAVAVAADPPNNATVGDTVQLWRDDPEPERVATGELRGVAGDAVTVALDESDAERLTDEGGYRLVTLPAEPQADREFASLLRNADETMASFTVAAGSDLDGSTVGEVGAVVAAVRPAGGSVEPIPPRAYAFGAGDLVYLVGRPGAIRRFEAAAAAPAEPGSGDGAAEVPSAAARDAELDADAAVGDAGDADDADADPDGTQRS from the coding sequence CTGCTCGTCTCTCTCGGCGGCGCAGACGGGCTCGCCGCGGCCGCCGACGCCGGGACCGCCGCGGCCGACCTTGCTCTCGCCGCCGTCGGCGTCGGCTTCGCGCGGCCGTGGCAGGCGGCGGTCACGCTCGTCATGTTCGCGGCCGTCGCCGTGCTCGTCGCGGCCGGCGCCGCGCTGGCTTACCGCTGGTACTTCCGCACGGAGATTCCGGAGGGGGTGACCTGGCTCCTCGGCGTCTCGGTCGTCGCGCTGTACCTCAACACGACCTCGCTGGGGTCGGTGGCGGTCGGGGACAACCCCGCCCTGCTGGCGCCCGAGAGCGTCTTCTTCAACCTCGTCTCGCTCGGCGTCGCGGCGGTGACCGCGCCCGTCGGCCGGTACGCCGGCGACCGGCTCGCGGTCGACGTGTTCGCGCTCTCCGGCGCCAAACAGCTCGATGGCGAACTGAGCGGGATCGTGCGCGCAGTCGGGCGCTTCACGGCGGTCACGCTCCCGTCGGTCGACGAGATCCGCGACATGGACACGTACGACCCGGTCTCGGCGGACAAGAAGACGGAGCTCGCGGAGACCACCCTACTCTTCCCGCGGAAGCTCTCCGCGGCCGAGCTCCGCGAGCGGCTCATCGCCCGGCTCAAAGACGAGTACGGGGTCGGCTACGTCGACGCCGACCTCGGCGCGGACGGGACCGTGGAGTACTTCGCGGTCGGCTCCCGCGCCGCCGGGCTCGGCCCGACGCTCGCGCCGGGGTCGGCCGCGGTCGCGGTCGCGGCGGACCCGCCGAACAACGCCACGGTCGGCGACACGGTTCAGCTGTGGCGCGACGACCCCGAGCCGGAGCGGGTCGCGACCGGCGAACTGCGCGGCGTCGCCGGCGACGCCGTCACGGTCGCGCTCGACGAGTCGGACGCCGAGCGGCTGACCGACGAGGGCGGCTACCGGCTCGTCACGCTCCCCGCGGAGCCGCAGGCCGACCGCGAGTTCGCCTCCCTGCTGCGCAACGCGGACGAGACGATGGCCTCCTTCACCGTCGCGGCCGGCAGCGACCTCGACGGGAGCACCGTCGGGGAGGTCGGGGCCGTCGTCGCCGCGGTCCGACCGGCGGGCGGCTCCGTCGAGCCGATCCCGCCGCGGGCGTACGCCTTCGGCGCCGGGGACCTGGTGTACCTCGTCGGCCGCCCGGGCGCGATCCGGCGGTTCGAGGCCGCCGCCGCGGCGCCGGCCGAACCGGGCTCGGGCGACGGCGCGGCCGAGGTGCCGTCGGCGGCCGCGCGCGACGCCGAACTCGACGCCGACGCCGCGGTCGGGGACGCCGGCGACGCCGACGACGCAGACGCGGACCCCGACGGGACGCAACGCTCTTGA
- a CDS encoding ubiquitin-like small modifier protein 1, with the protein MEWKLFADLAEIAGDRSVAVDAGPGDTVGDALDALLDAHPDLRDRVMEDGAVADHINVLRNGRSVRHDEGLDATLEPGDELALFPPVSGGRSVR; encoded by the coding sequence ATGGAGTGGAAGCTGTTCGCCGACCTCGCGGAGATCGCGGGCGACCGCTCGGTGGCGGTCGACGCGGGGCCGGGCGACACGGTCGGCGACGCGCTCGACGCGCTGCTCGACGCACACCCCGACCTGCGGGACCGCGTGATGGAGGACGGCGCCGTCGCGGACCACATCAACGTCCTCCGGAACGGGCGGAGCGTCCGCCACGACGAGGGGCTCGACGCCACGCTGGAGCCGGGCGACGAGCTCGCGCTGTTCCCGCCCGTGAGCGGCGGCCGCTCCGTCCGATAG
- a CDS encoding deoxyhypusine synthase: MTDSDEGDHGDDGGHDPHREEFHEDPVGHTRATAGMTVSELVDGYGDAGIGAAAVNEAGDVLAEMFANEDCTVFLSLAGAMVPAGMRRIVADLIRDGYVDALVTTGANLTHDAIEAIGGKHHHGRTRDPEKTPREHDEGLRDEGVDRIYNVYLPQEHFADFEGHLREEVFPALEADPDDAGSGAVSIADLTRELGRANAEVNERDDVPEGPGVAAAAYEHDVPVYCPAVQDSVLGLQAWMYAQTADFTIDALADMTELTDLAFEADDAGCLLVGGGVPKNFTLQTMLVTPRAYDYAVQVTMDPEATGGLSGASLDEARSWGKLEKDARNASVHGDATVMLPMLVAAARERVE; this comes from the coding sequence ATGACCGACAGCGACGAGGGCGATCACGGCGACGACGGCGGCCACGACCCGCACCGCGAGGAGTTCCACGAGGACCCGGTCGGCCACACGCGCGCGACCGCCGGGATGACGGTGAGCGAACTCGTCGACGGCTACGGCGACGCGGGGATCGGCGCCGCCGCGGTCAACGAGGCCGGAGACGTGCTCGCGGAGATGTTCGCCAACGAGGACTGTACCGTCTTCCTCTCGCTGGCGGGCGCGATGGTCCCCGCCGGCATGCGTCGGATCGTCGCCGACCTGATCCGTGACGGCTACGTCGACGCCTTGGTGACCACCGGGGCGAACCTCACCCACGACGCCATCGAGGCCATCGGCGGGAAACACCACCACGGGCGCACTCGCGACCCCGAGAAGACGCCGCGCGAGCACGACGAGGGGCTCCGCGACGAGGGTGTCGACCGCATCTACAACGTCTACCTCCCGCAGGAGCACTTCGCCGACTTCGAGGGCCACCTCCGCGAGGAGGTGTTCCCGGCGCTGGAGGCCGACCCGGACGACGCGGGGAGCGGCGCCGTCTCCATCGCCGACCTCACGCGCGAGCTCGGCCGCGCGAACGCCGAAGTCAACGAGCGCGACGACGTCCCCGAGGGGCCGGGCGTCGCGGCCGCCGCCTACGAGCACGACGTGCCGGTCTACTGCCCCGCGGTCCAGGACTCCGTGTTGGGGCTTCAGGCGTGGATGTACGCCCAGACCGCCGACTTCACCATCGACGCCCTCGCGGACATGACCGAGCTGACGGACCTCGCGTTCGAGGCCGACGACGCGGGCTGCCTGCTCGTCGGCGGCGGCGTCCCGAAGAACTTCACGCTCCAGACGATGCTCGTCACGCCCCGCGCCTACGACTACGCCGTCCAGGTCACGATGGACCCCGAGGCCACCGGCGGGCTCTCCGGCGCGAGCCTCGACGAGGCGCGCTCGTGGGGCAAGCTTGAGAAGGACGCGCGAAACGCCTCCGTCCACGGCGACGCGACCGTGATGCTCCCGATGCTCGTCGCCGCCGCCCGCGAGCGCGTAGAGTAG